The Rosa rugosa chromosome 1, drRosRugo1.1, whole genome shotgun sequence genomic sequence ATTATGTAGAACCAAGTCATAATGTGCTGCCAGGGAAATTAACGAAATTGAAGAGTCGGAAGAAGAAGGGGAACaaagatgaagagaagaaagTTCATGAGGACAATACCGGGGGGAATACTGAAGACAAGATTGAGCAGAAGAAGGCTGTGGAAATAGGTGAGGAAAAGAAGTCTGTGGGTATAGAACCAAGTCATAATGTGCTGCCAGGAAAATTAATGAAATTGAAGAGTCGGAAGAAGAAGGGGAACaaagatgaagagaagaaagTTCATGAGGACAATACCAGGGGGAATACTGAAGACAAGATTGAGGAGAAGAAGGCTGTAGAAATAGGTGAGGAAAAGAAGTCTGGGGGTATAGGTGAGGAAGATAAGGATCTGGAAATAGCTGAGGAAATGAAGGCAGAGGTCAAGGTAGTTGTGGAGGAGAAGATCACAACAACGGAAGAAGTGCCGAAAAGAAGTGTGAAATTGGTGTTGGGTGAGGACATAAGATGGGCTCAGTTGCCAGTAAATTGCACCCTCCTGCAACTAAGAGAGGTGATCCGTGATCGGTTTCCAAGATCAAGAGCAGTTCTTATCAAATATAGAGACGAAGAAGGTGATTTGGTCACCATCACTACTAATGAAGAGCTGAGATGGGCTGAAGAATCTGCAGAATCAGAAGGCTCTGTCAGGCTTTACATAATAGAAGTTAGCCCTGATCAGGATCCATTCTTTCAGGAACTGAAAGTTGAAGCGCACAAGCTTAACTATGGAGCTGAAAATGGTACATTGGTACACCACAAGGACATGAAGGGGTCATATTGCATTGAGGattggattattgattttgctcAGCTGTTCAAGAACTATGCTGGCTTTGAATCTGATGCATACTTGGATCTTCATGAACTTGGGATGAAGTTCTACTCTGAGGCTATGGAGGAGATAGTTACCAGTGAAGAAGCTCAAGACATTTTCGACACAGCAGGAGAGAAGTTCCAGGAAATGGGAGCTTTAGCGTTGTTCAATTGGGGAAATGTTCACATGGCCAGGGCAAGGAAGAAGGTATATTTCACAGAAGATTCTTCCAAAGAATCTatcatttcaaacatcaaaACTGCATATGAATGGGCACAAAAAGAATACACAGAAGCTGGAAGGAGATATGAAGAAGCGCTGCATATCAAACCCGACTTCTATGAAGGCTATCTGGCCCTTGGGCAGCAGCAGTTTGAGCAGGCTAAACTTTCTTGGTATTACGCAATTAGCAGCAATGTTGATTTGGAGACTTGGCCATCCACAGAGGTTCTAAGACTTTATAACAAGGCCGAAGACAACATGGAAAAGGGCATGCAGCTGTGGGAGGAATCGGAAGAGCAACGGTTGAGTGAACTCTCTAGTCCAACAAGTTGTAAAACCCAGTTGCAGAAGATGGGTTTGGATGGGATTGTCAAAGACATATCAGCAGATGAAGCTGCAGAACAAGCTACAAACATGAGATCTCAGATAAACCTTCTTTGGGGCACCATGCTTTACGAGCGATCTATGGTGGAGTTCAAATTGGGGCTACCTGTATGGCATGAATGTTTGGAAGTTGCAGTTGAGAAGTTTGGACTTGCTGGGGCTTCTCCAACAGATATAGCTGTTATGGTCAAAAACCACTCTTCAAATGATAATGCAGTGGAAGGTGACCACACTTCAAACTTTGTAATTTGAAACTTAATATGTTTCCTTAAAGTATTTTAGACATTATGCTTACTTTTTATTGTTACAGGTTTGGGATTCAAGATTGATGAGATAATACAAGCATGGAATGAGATGTATGAAGCGAAGAAGTGGCAAAGTGGAATTCCATCATTTCGGCTAGAGCCATTACTTCGGCGGAGAGTTTCAAAACTTCATTCTGCTTTGGAGAATGCTTTAAAAGACAGCACTGAATAGATACATTTTGCCGCTCCATGGAGCATGTAGTTTTTCATATTGAGGCAGGCATGAGTTTTCGCTCTCATGTGACATACATACTTGATTTCGTTCATCATATTCATGTAGACACATCGTTTTAGCAATTAACCATCAACTGGTTTGCCTCTTGTGCAGGTTTTCTTGGTACTTTCCTGTCAAAGATTCAGGCTTTCAGCTTATGGAACTTTGTAGTTTTACATGCAGTGGATAGTTCCGTGGATACAGTAATTTATTTGTGGTAGTTCGGAGAACACAcatttttttccctctctttaCACGTTAGGGGGTTGAGGTGAAGTTGCAGATCTTCATTTTAGTTAGTTCTGCCTTCATCAACATGGCTTTACAGTTTCTGCTAGAACATTAGTACTTGTAATTGAAGCATCAAGCATCTACCTTGATGTTAGTGTGGCGTGTaacttaaaatttttttttttctgggcaaTGTCTTTCAGGGTAAGGACTTGTATTCGACTATTCGAATCATCACGGATGacatttatgttattttttggattaaatactgtttactccctatacttatagggtttcatcgtttcagtccttgaccttcgaatttcacctaaaaagtccatgaactctcaatttcctcccaatcgGTCCTTGCCgccaaaattttctgttaacaACAAACCTGATCTTTACAATTCCCTTTATTAATGGGGACAATATACGCGAACccattagtttttttattttttgattaaccaaaaaagaattcaagaaCACAACTACAACACAAAACCACAAGAGGAATGCCCATTCTCAGTTGATCCACATAGAAAGTTAGGGACACATAAAGGGGAGCTAAGACAAAAATGCCAATTAAATAGCAGTATCTCTCTCAcaaagattaaaaaaagaagCTAATTAATTTATCAGCTACAAAATTGGCCTCTTGATAGATATGTTGAAAACGGATAAACTCAAAAGAGGAAGCAAGCCATTGGATATCAACAATCAAAGATCAGATGGATACGCCACGGATCGTGCATATCTTGCCCAATAGACAGTCTATCATAACTTTTGAATCGCCTTCCACTCGGATTTTAGGGTACTTGAAAAACTTGGCAGCATTTAAGCCCTCTCGAAGAGCAAAGGCTTCAAATAAGAGCACATTAGCCTCACCAACCTTGTTTGAAACAACAAATAAAGGGGAACCATCAGAGTTGTGCAAAACAAAGCCTATAAAAGCTTGATCTGCTTTAACAGAACCATCAAAATTTTAGTTTAATCTTGTCTTCATCAAAATTTAGTTTAACACAAATTTTTAGATTTCAATCCACCCTTTTCcaattttaatttaattttagattttttcgagatattttattttctgttttcctGAATTTAAGTTATAGAATTGAGTTGTGTATTTCTGTGTGAAAATTTCTACTTGAGTTATTTAACGGTTACGGTGTTACACCTTTACATCCGAAAAAGTTGATTCCATTCGTAGAATAACTTTATGAAAACTGGCCGGATCAACCAAATTGACATTAACATTGGGTGAAGGTAAATATTGTTCATAGTCGGATCTTAAACCCTTTTTGAATGGTCAAggtattttattaaaaaaaaaaattatgtatatTAAAAATAACAAGGAacagattgaaatttcaaacgTAATTTTGAGAAAACACAAATCTTGGATTATAGTATCTGCCTTCCATCGGGATTATTTTCCTAATTACTAaacatctatatatataagGTAAAAATGGATACAATGCCATTGCCCATTTGGCCTTTCAAAATATCTTGCTAGATTAGCATCAATGTACATTATCTATATGCTGGGAAATACATGATTACTTGCGGTGTATGAGAATTTATATTAATTGAGTAGTAGTGCTAATTAAGATAGGGCGGTCAACATTAGTTGAAATCATGATTGttttgatgatatatatatagactatcctagagaagaagaaatttgaAACGCGTGACAAATCTCCTCTTGAACTTAATTACGAGTTTTAATGATATCCAAGCAATGATAAGCCTGCAATTAGCGTCAGAACTCATAAATCTATGTGTTATACCTGCTACACCGACAGATCATAACCTGCAGCCCGGCTGTTGATAGGAAAACTCCAATCCATGCAATAAAAACTGAGCCGCTGTTAACTTTGGCAGATTTGGTGCTACAAAGTTAGACAGGGATTGCAAGTTAGTAAAATCATGTCCCCTAGTTCAAAGTCCTCTAGTTTGTTCTTCAACTTTCACAATAAAATCAATACTCCACGTCTCCACTTGATTCATAATCACAACAAACCCCAAACTTTGATGTTTGCTAGTTGGATCCCATCCCGCTTGAAGCGGCATGCAGATAAATCACAAGAAGAAGCCTATTTAGAGGTTCGGATTGAGAAACAGTTATGAAATTGTTCAAGCAAGATAAAGCATCCATCTTTATTGAAACAAATGGAGTCCGTGCAGATCGTAATACAAAGATATCAACTTTGACACAAGATTAGACTGTTAAATTGGGAACAAAAATTTTGGACTTAGCCCTCATATATTTCATTTCATTCATTCGCTCGAAAGTTTATTTGCTTGGATGATGAGGGTGTAAAGCTAAGAAAAATGTTTTTATCAGTATTGTATAGGGAAcaaatgaaaatgaagaaaaaaagtttTAGCCGCGATGCGATGTGATCCGGTAAAGATGCAACTCTTTGATAAGACACTTTGTACTACTCACATGTTTGTAGCTGAGTATCTTCTTTACCAGTCGTTTCGGTCGAGTATTTTTTTGAATACACTTTTGTTAGGTTACTCGTTTTGTATAAAATGTTAACTGTTTCAATAGAATGCAATAATTTCCCTTTTGTATTTTTTTGTTATCATTTATTTACAAACACAAATTTCGCAGCAAAGTGCGGGTATAATTTCTAGTTCTAGCtaaacaagaacacaagctcTAGGTCATGATCGAGATAATGGTTGAGAAACACCCATACAAGCTCTAGGTCAAATACAAATTGAGGTCTATAGATTATAATGCGTAACATGAAGCATCAATACACCAACTGCACTATAAAATTTCCCAACATCATTGTGCTGCAAGCACAATGTGTTTTTCATAAACATAAAACATTTACTTAAATATACAATTGTGctaaagagagagaagctcgGAAAACTGACATAGGCCATATGTACAATAATCAACTTTGATTTTCCCACCCAGAAATTCTGGCCCATTTATATTTCTATGTGCAATTATTAACCTGTACAAGAAGCTGTCCAAGCTCTAGACAAAACAGTATCCTTTTTTAACAAAGCTTCAAGCCTTCAATCTATTCTGGTCGAAAACTTACAAGATTAGGGAGGGCAGCAAACTGTAGCTTCCTGATTTCAGATGCAGTCACCTTACTGGACTCCAAGGTTAAGGAACGTAGATTCTTCAAAGGCTTTAAATACTGCAATCCCTCATTGGTAATGCGTGAATTTGAAATGTTTAAGGACACCAATGCAGTCAAACCTACATTTTCAGAGGAAAATGAATGTGAGAAGACCCATGAATGTCAACAAAAGAGATGTTAAATTAAACGGTTTTAACATGCGCTCCACTAATTGCCCAAGGGGCTGGAATTTGGCATCAGTTGCAACAAATGATCCCGGAAAAAATACAGCAATTGCCCACATATCCCCCATGCCCCCAATGGATGTCTAATTCAACGACAGTATAAGGAAACCAATTATATTGACCAGAAATTAAGATTATGAAGCTGAATCTACCAGAAATCACTTCCAAGGATTTATCAGTCAAGTTGCAGTTCTGCGACAAATTTAGCCATGTCAGACAGACAAGATCTTTGAGATTCTTCACACCAGCATCAGTCAATCCTCCACCACATATTTCAAGAGATTGAAGGTTCTTGAAGTCTGTTTGCACAGAAACACATAAAAATCTAATACTTCAAAACGAGAAGATTACAAGTTGCAGGAGCAAGTGAACATGTAAAATCAAATTTCCCTTTGAAGCACTGTCAATTTCATCAAACTGAATTAGGAATGGAACAGGAGCAAACTTGACAAATATTCTCTTCCTACCTTCGAGGTTTCTAAATAGGGTTGAGTATTTCACTTTTTTGTTAAGAATAAGGTTTCCTACGCTCAAGACCTCAGTGAATGGAAAGACGACCAGAGAAAAAGTACATTCCTAGGCAAAGGAATGAGAACTTGTTCTATAATTAAAATGAATATCATAACACAATTCTTAT encodes the following:
- the LOC133709439 gene encoding protein PHOX4, which produces MMGKQSGKKKKSSGDSPKPSNSSENSPKTQDKDTEVFIAMAHELKDEGNKLFQKRDHGGAMLKYEKALRLLPRNHIDVSYLRSNMAACYMQMGLSEYPRAINECNLALEVAPKYSKALLKRAKCYEALNRLDLALRDVGTVLNMEPNNIMALEVAERVKDVLEKKGLRVNDTVIELPPDYVEPSHNVLPGKLTKLKSRKKKGNKDEEKKVHEDNTGGNTEDKIEQKKAVEIGEEKKSVGIEPSHNVLPGKLMKLKSRKKKGNKDEEKKVHEDNTRGNTEDKIEEKKAVEIGEEKKSGGIGEEDKDLEIAEEMKAEVKVVVEEKITTTEEVPKRSVKLVLGEDIRWAQLPVNCTLLQLREVIRDRFPRSRAVLIKYRDEEGDLVTITTNEELRWAEESAESEGSVRLYIIEVSPDQDPFFQELKVEAHKLNYGAENGTLVHHKDMKGSYCIEDWIIDFAQLFKNYAGFESDAYLDLHELGMKFYSEAMEEIVTSEEAQDIFDTAGEKFQEMGALALFNWGNVHMARARKKVYFTEDSSKESIISNIKTAYEWAQKEYTEAGRRYEEALHIKPDFYEGYLALGQQQFEQAKLSWYYAISSNVDLETWPSTEVLRLYNKAEDNMEKGMQLWEESEEQRLSELSSPTSCKTQLQKMGLDGIVKDISADEAAEQATNMRSQINLLWGTMLYERSMVEFKLGLPVWHECLEVAVEKFGLAGASPTDIAVMVKNHSSNDNAVEGLGFKIDEIIQAWNEMYEAKKWQSGIPSFRLEPLLRRRVSKLHSALENALKDSTE